A window of Halovivax gelatinilyticus genomic DNA:
GCCGGTTTCTGCGACGGCGTCGACGAAGTCGGCCGGATCCTGTTCGATCGGCGGGAAGGTGTCGTAGTGCTGCGGGAAGGCGACGTCGACGCCGAGCCAGTCGACGGCGATGGCCGCCTGCTGTGGCCCCATCGTGAAGTGGTCGCCGATCGGGACGGCCGCCGCGTCGGGGTCTAGGAAGGCGCCGACCACGTCGCGCATCTCGCTCATCAGGCTGGTATCGCCGGTGTGGTAGAACGTCGTCGTTCCGGAGTCGGTCGGGTCGCCGTCACTGACGAGGAGGCCGGTTGGCATCCCGGCGTCGACGTCGTACTCGGTCATGATTCCGTTCGTGTGGTCGGCTCTGACCATCGTGACGTGGGCGTCGTCACAGACGACCGTCCCGCCCAAGTTCATCCCCATTCCGCCGACCGCGTCCTCGAAGCCGAACTCCTCCTGACAGTACGACGTGAGTTCCGGCGTCGCGACGAGCGTGGCGTCGGCGAAGGCACCGGCGTCGGCGATGTGGTCTGCGTGGCCGTGGGTCAACAGGACGTAGTCCGGGTCGTCGACGTCCTCGGGCGTCGCCGACGTCTTCGGGTTGTCGAAAAACGGATCGACGACGAGCGACGTTTCTCCGACCGATACGTGCCAGGTCGAGTGACCGTGCCAGGTGAGTTCCATGGTCACGCGCCACTTGGCGAACGCCACCCATAAAACTACGAGAAATCGATCGAATCGGATCGAATCGGGTGCTCTTCGTGACCAGCCAAATCACGGAGCG
This region includes:
- a CDS encoding metal-dependent hydrolase produces the protein MELTWHGHSTWHVSVGETSLVVDPFFDNPKTSATPEDVDDPDYVLLTHGHADHIADAGAFADATLVATPELTSYCQEEFGFEDAVGGMGMNLGGTVVCDDAHVTMVRADHTNGIMTEYDVDAGMPTGLLVSDGDPTDSGTTTFYHTGDTSLMSEMRDVVGAFLDPDAAAVPIGDHFTMGPQQAAIAVDWLGVDVAFPQHYDTFPPIEQDPADFVDAVAETGSEAEVTVLEADEPVSI